One Sagittula stellata E-37 genomic window carries:
- a CDS encoding glutamine synthetase family protein: MQDRLRAMFCDHLSICRGKYLPGSKIGDENSRFARATFGVHYDRDLLLDAPHAKVREGMPDMELRWQASDIREGWEPSTRVVLGDLYDEDGPLPLCPRGALKRAIADWGKMGLKPKLGIELEAFALQGDETGRLRPYDAPGGVVYGTGPFADPMHINDMIWAKAEALGFRLDMITAEYDSPQYEYTLTFDDALKAVDDIVLFRQMAREVALNHGVVLTFLPKPIPELGGSGMHINFSFTDDSGQNALSNGPKGGPDHLNDLSRGCLAGLVRHHKGLAGLVAPTTGSYLRLQPGAMSGYWRNWGGDHRGVTTRISTEGGAKARLEHRMADASANPYTAAAAVLQAARLGVEGKYDLPPMETGDGFDRIDAKDSSAQNLRQAVRDLSTDTALTDAVGPELCAHQVFMKEREFRKTRDLEPNALLDFYVWFV, encoded by the coding sequence ATGCAAGACCGCCTGCGCGCCATGTTCTGCGACCACCTCTCGATCTGCCGGGGGAAGTACCTGCCGGGATCCAAGATCGGCGACGAAAACAGCCGCTTCGCCCGTGCGACCTTTGGTGTGCACTACGACCGCGACCTTTTGCTGGACGCGCCGCACGCCAAGGTGCGTGAAGGGATGCCCGACATGGAACTGCGCTGGCAGGCCTCCGACATCCGCGAGGGATGGGAGCCGTCGACCCGCGTGGTGCTGGGCGACCTCTACGACGAGGACGGCCCCCTGCCCCTCTGTCCTCGCGGCGCGTTGAAACGGGCCATCGCGGACTGGGGAAAGATGGGGTTGAAACCGAAGCTGGGGATCGAACTTGAGGCCTTCGCTTTGCAGGGCGACGAGACCGGCCGCCTGCGGCCATACGATGCGCCGGGCGGCGTGGTCTACGGCACCGGCCCATTTGCCGACCCGATGCACATCAACGACATGATCTGGGCAAAGGCCGAGGCCCTGGGCTTCCGGCTGGACATGATCACCGCCGAATACGACAGCCCGCAGTACGAATACACGCTGACCTTCGACGACGCGCTCAAGGCGGTGGACGATATCGTTCTGTTCCGCCAGATGGCCCGAGAGGTCGCGCTGAACCACGGCGTCGTGCTGACTTTCCTGCCGAAACCAATCCCGGAACTGGGCGGCTCCGGCATGCATATCAACTTCTCCTTCACCGACGACAGCGGGCAGAACGCGCTGTCGAACGGGCCGAAGGGTGGCCCCGATCACCTGAACGACCTGTCGCGCGGCTGTCTTGCCGGGCTGGTGCGCCACCACAAGGGGCTGGCCGGGCTGGTCGCGCCGACGACGGGCAGCTACCTGCGCCTGCAACCCGGCGCCATGTCGGGTTACTGGCGGAACTGGGGCGGCGACCATCGCGGCGTGACCACGCGCATCTCGACCGAGGGCGGCGCCAAGGCCCGGCTGGAACACCGGATGGCCGACGCCTCCGCCAACCCCTACACCGCCGCCGCCGCCGTGCTTCAGGCCGCACGCCTGGGGGTCGAGGGCAAGTACGACCTGCCGCCGATGGAGACGGGCGACGGTTTTGACCGCATCGACGCCAAGGACAGCAGCGCGCAGAACCTGCGGCAGGCGGTGCGCGACCTGTCCACCGACACCGCGCTGACGGACGCCGTGGGGCCGGAGCTTTGCGCGCATCAGGTCTTCATGAAGGAACGCGAGTTCCGCAAAACCCGCGACCTGGAGCCGAACGCGCTCCTGGATTTCTATGTGTGGTTCGTGTGA
- a CDS encoding type 1 glutamine amidotransferase: MHIAILITNTDFSDFAAARADDGEKFATLLGTSRPDWRFSTFWVCKGDFPDDASAFDGIVVTGSPASVTEDAPWMLRLRDMLLAAIDRQQKVFGACFGHQLIARALGAPIVRNPLGWGHGLLALRRVAPMPWATGSDQMLFYGSHIEQVAEAPQGTQIVYEGDGLPVGGLTMGDHLFTVQHHPEMSHGFICDLIEEYADVVGPEVTARAHESLHQHADRDAIGEEIVRFFEWGR; this comes from the coding sequence ATGCACATTGCCATCCTCATAACCAACACCGACTTCAGCGACTTCGCGGCAGCCCGAGCGGACGACGGAGAGAAGTTCGCCACGCTACTGGGCACCTCCCGCCCGGATTGGCGGTTTTCGACCTTCTGGGTCTGCAAGGGCGACTTCCCCGACGATGCATCGGCGTTCGACGGGATCGTGGTCACCGGCAGCCCCGCAAGCGTGACGGAGGACGCCCCATGGATGCTACGCCTGCGCGACATGCTGCTGGCCGCTATCGACCGCCAGCAGAAGGTGTTCGGCGCCTGTTTCGGCCACCAGCTAATCGCCCGCGCGCTTGGCGCCCCGATCGTCCGCAATCCTCTGGGATGGGGGCATGGATTGCTGGCGTTGCGCCGGGTCGCGCCGATGCCCTGGGCCACAGGTTCGGACCAGATGCTTTTCTACGGCTCGCATATCGAGCAGGTGGCGGAGGCGCCCCAAGGCACCCAAATCGTCTATGAGGGGGACGGGTTGCCAGTGGGCGGGCTGACGATGGGCGACCACCTGTTTACCGTTCAACATCACCCAGAGATGTCACACGGGTTCATTTGCGACCTGATCGAAGAATACGCAGACGTCGTCGGGCCGGAAGTCACCGCGCGCGCGCACGAAAGCCTTCACCAACACGCAGACCGTGACGCCATCGGCGAAGAGATCGTCCGTTTCTTCGAGTGGGGGCGCTGA
- a CDS encoding IclR family transcriptional regulator, which produces MGTITKALDLLNHFSAARAEIGLGEFARLAGRDKATVHRHLTELTENGFLEQHPVTRAYRLGPALLRLAGVREAAFPVRKLLRPIVTALAEATGELAHASILQGDALSTVVHADPHLHGIQVHFDEAEVLPLHATSSGLAVLAFGPEDLRARVLSRPLTHHTGKTVTDPARLKAMIEEVRQSGLAQSDGTFDAEVASQGVPIYGEDGRVIGALSVAVPAVRARPERLADIAEKLRHAAHDASRSMGGSWPETHETRRPSPAER; this is translated from the coding sequence ATGGGCACGATCACCAAGGCGCTGGACCTCTTGAACCATTTCTCTGCCGCGCGGGCGGAAATCGGGCTGGGTGAGTTCGCCCGCCTCGCCGGGCGCGACAAGGCGACCGTGCACCGCCACCTGACCGAGCTGACGGAAAACGGCTTCCTCGAACAGCATCCCGTGACGCGCGCCTACCGGCTTGGCCCCGCGCTGTTGCGGCTGGCCGGTGTGCGCGAGGCCGCCTTCCCCGTGCGCAAGCTGCTCCGGCCCATCGTGACGGCGCTGGCCGAAGCGACGGGAGAGTTGGCGCATGCCTCGATCCTGCAGGGCGATGCCCTGTCGACGGTGGTCCATGCCGATCCCCACCTGCACGGCATCCAGGTCCACTTCGACGAAGCCGAAGTGCTGCCGCTGCACGCAACGTCCTCCGGTCTGGCGGTGCTGGCCTTTGGACCCGAGGACCTGCGCGCACGGGTACTGTCGCGGCCGCTGACCCATCACACCGGCAAGACGGTCACCGATCCGGCCCGGCTCAAGGCGATGATCGAGGAGGTCAGGCAAAGCGGCCTCGCCCAGTCCGATGGAACTTTCGACGCCGAAGTCGCCTCGCAGGGGGTGCCGATCTATGGCGAGGACGGACGGGTGATCGGCGCACTGTCGGTTGCGGTTCCGGCAGTCCGCGCCCGCCCTGAACGCCTCGCCGACATTGCGGAGAAACTGCGCCATGCCGCCCACGACGCCTCGCGTTCGATGGGCGGGTCATGGCCCGAAACACATGAAACACGCCGGCCCAGTCCGGCGGAACGATAA
- a CDS encoding aspartate aminotransferase family protein has translation MKDSNFLKENNARHLWHPMAHPADSLANPPDIIVGGEGVEITDVDGFRSVDAVGGLWNVNLGYSCQPVKDAITAQLDKLPYYSIFRGTSNDAVIELSWMLKEFFAPDGLSRAFFTSGGSDSVEVSLRLARQYHKVRGEAGRTKFLSLKKGYHGTHTLGASVNGNANFRTQYEPLMAGCFHIPAPYTYRNPFNETDPERLAQMCLAALEDEIAFQGAGTIAAFIMEPVLGAGGVIPPHESFMPGVREICDRNGILLIADEVITAFGRTGDWTGSRHWGVQPDMACTAKAITNGYFPFGAVMLSDKIVEVFESDTSGKASIGSGYTYSGHPVGAAAAIACLKETERLSVKDNAAARGAQLFDGLKALQAKFELIGDVRGGHGLMCALELVSDRASKTAIDKKTVGRIHRATYEAGAMVRVSGPNIILSPPLVLTAAHVDTILSALDAGFASVA, from the coding sequence ATGAAAGACAGCAACTTCCTCAAGGAAAACAACGCCCGGCACCTGTGGCACCCGATGGCGCATCCGGCTGACAGCCTGGCCAATCCGCCCGACATCATCGTCGGTGGCGAAGGGGTGGAGATCACCGATGTCGATGGTTTTCGCTCCGTGGATGCGGTGGGCGGCCTGTGGAACGTGAACCTCGGCTATTCCTGCCAGCCCGTGAAGGACGCCATCACGGCACAGCTCGACAAGCTGCCCTACTACTCGATCTTCCGGGGCACCTCGAACGACGCGGTGATCGAGCTGTCGTGGATGCTGAAGGAGTTCTTCGCCCCCGACGGGCTGAGCCGTGCCTTCTTCACCTCTGGCGGATCGGATTCGGTCGAGGTGTCTCTGCGCCTTGCCCGCCAATACCACAAGGTGCGGGGCGAGGCCGGGCGGACCAAGTTCCTGAGCCTTAAGAAGGGCTACCACGGCACACACACGCTGGGCGCCTCGGTAAACGGCAACGCGAACTTCCGCACCCAGTACGAGCCGCTGATGGCGGGCTGCTTCCACATCCCCGCCCCCTACACCTATCGCAACCCCTTCAACGAAACGGACCCGGAGCGGCTGGCGCAGATGTGCCTTGCAGCGCTGGAGGACGAGATCGCTTTCCAGGGCGCGGGCACCATCGCCGCCTTCATCATGGAACCGGTACTTGGCGCTGGCGGGGTCATTCCACCGCACGAAAGCTTCATGCCCGGCGTGCGCGAGATCTGCGACCGCAACGGCATCTTGCTGATCGCAGACGAAGTCATCACGGCCTTCGGGCGCACCGGCGACTGGACCGGTTCGCGTCACTGGGGCGTGCAACCCGACATGGCCTGCACCGCGAAGGCGATCACCAACGGGTACTTCCCCTTCGGTGCGGTCATGCTGTCGGACAAAATCGTGGAGGTCTTCGAATCTGACACTTCCGGCAAGGCGTCCATCGGATCGGGCTACACGTATTCCGGTCATCCGGTGGGGGCCGCGGCCGCCATCGCCTGCCTGAAGGAAACGGAGCGGCTGTCGGTCAAGGACAATGCGGCGGCGCGGGGGGCGCAGCTTTTCGACGGCTTGAAAGCGTTGCAGGCGAAGTTCGAGTTGATCGGCGACGTGCGCGGCGGGCACGGTCTGATGTGCGCGCTGGAGCTTGTGTCCGACCGTGCCTCCAAGACCGCAATCGACAAGAAGACCGTCGGCCGGATCCACCGCGCAACCTACGAGGCGGGCGCGATGGTGCGGGTCTCTGGCCCGAACATCATCCTGTCGCCACCGCTGGTCCTGACGGCGGCGCATGTGGACACGATCCTGTCGGCGCTCGATGCCGGGTTCGCTTCGGTCGCGTGA
- the uxuA gene encoding mannonate dehydratase, translated as MIESWRWYGDLDTISLNQILQTGASGIVTALHEIPYGEVWPRDAVAKRTARIRAAGMEWVVCESLPLHEDIKLGSGDLGTLFAHYRQSMANLAAEGVTAICYNFMPLIDWTRTDLAAPVVSGGTCLRFDAVKMAAFELHMLGRAAAEDDYSAAVVTKAAAWHEASSDDDRAALLNAIMCGLPGAYDRYDIEQLRAALARYDGMTRDDIRANFKRFLEEVVPTAEELGVRLCVHPDDPPRDILGLPRVVSGAEDVAWVMGAVDSVANGLTLCSGSLGAGPANDPVAIARTHADRIHFAHLRNVRKEPDGSFEEAAHLEGDTDMVALARVLLDEEAKRQADGRADANIPWRPDHGHDLLDDLTRDNFPGYPLIGRMRGLAEMRGVIAALKAG; from the coding sequence ATGATCGAAAGCTGGCGGTGGTATGGGGATCTCGACACGATCTCGCTGAACCAGATCCTCCAGACCGGCGCATCCGGCATCGTGACCGCGCTGCACGAAATCCCCTATGGCGAGGTGTGGCCGCGAGATGCGGTCGCCAAGCGTACCGCCCGCATACGCGCCGCCGGGATGGAATGGGTCGTCTGCGAAAGCCTGCCACTGCACGAAGACATCAAGCTGGGGAGCGGCGACCTCGGGACGTTGTTCGCGCACTATCGGCAATCGATGGCCAACCTCGCGGCCGAGGGTGTCACCGCGATCTGTTACAACTTCATGCCGCTGATCGATTGGACACGGACGGACCTTGCCGCACCGGTGGTCTCGGGCGGAACCTGCCTGCGCTTCGACGCGGTCAAGATGGCGGCGTTCGAGCTGCACATGCTGGGCCGCGCGGCAGCGGAAGATGACTATTCCGCAGCGGTCGTCACGAAGGCGGCGGCGTGGCACGAGGCCTCTTCCGATGACGATCGCGCCGCGCTGCTGAATGCCATCATGTGCGGTTTGCCGGGTGCCTACGACCGCTACGACATCGAACAGCTCCGCGCGGCGCTGGCCCGTTACGACGGCATGACCCGCGACGACATCCGCGCCAACTTCAAGCGGTTCCTCGAAGAAGTGGTGCCGACCGCGGAAGAGCTTGGCGTGCGGCTTTGCGTGCATCCGGACGATCCCCCGCGCGACATCCTGGGCCTGCCAAGGGTCGTCTCGGGCGCCGAGGACGTGGCCTGGGTGATGGGCGCGGTCGACAGCGTCGCAAACGGACTGACGCTTTGTTCCGGTTCTCTGGGGGCAGGGCCTGCGAACGATCCCGTCGCCATCGCCCGCACCCACGCCGACCGCATCCACTTCGCCCACCTCCGCAATGTGCGCAAGGAACCCGACGGGTCGTTCGAAGAGGCGGCGCACCTGGAAGGCGACACGGACATGGTGGCGCTGGCGCGCGTCTTGCTGGACGAAGAGGCAAAGCGTCAGGCCGATGGCCGCGCGGATGCGAACATCCCTTGGCGCCCCGATCATGGTCACGACCTGCTTGACGACCTGACCCGCGACAATTTCCCCGGTTACCCGCTGATCGGGCGGATGCGGGGCCTGGCCGAGATGCGGGGTGTCATCGCCGCGTTGAAGGCGGGCTGA
- a CDS encoding iron ABC transporter substrate-binding protein — MRAFCLFFVLLLAGPVAARSVTDSAGRVVEIPDEVHTVFAAGPTAAVLTYILKPDTLPGWPRALRPSERPYIAAPYRDLPETGRLTGRGGEANLERVLSIEPDLIIDFGSVRDTYVDLADRVQEQTGIPYILVDGRFEATPEALRLVGDILGVPVRGETLAADVEETFARIDALLSEIPEEDRPRVYLARGPDGLETGMKGSINTEIIERAGGRNVADDGGATRGLVNASMEQVIVANPDTIVTWDDNYYAKVFDDPMWAGIDAVQRGRVYLSPVEPFGWIDRPPSLNRMIGLIWMAGLLYPEEWTSDLRDDTRAFYSLYYHVDLDEDELDRLLEWTDGRPR; from the coding sequence ATGCGCGCGTTCTGTCTTTTTTTCGTCCTGCTGCTTGCAGGTCCTGTCGCCGCGCGCAGCGTGACCGATAGTGCCGGGCGCGTGGTCGAGATCCCCGATGAGGTGCACACGGTCTTTGCCGCCGGTCCGACGGCGGCTGTACTCACCTACATCCTGAAGCCCGACACCCTTCCCGGCTGGCCGCGCGCGCTGCGCCCGTCGGAACGGCCTTACATCGCCGCCCCCTACCGGGACCTGCCGGAAACCGGGCGGCTGACCGGGCGCGGCGGAGAGGCCAACCTTGAACGGGTCCTGTCCATCGAGCCCGATCTCATCATCGACTTCGGGTCCGTCCGGGATACCTACGTCGACCTCGCCGACCGGGTGCAGGAACAGACAGGAATTCCCTACATCCTAGTCGACGGCCGGTTCGAGGCGACGCCGGAGGCGCTTCGACTGGTCGGGGACATCCTGGGCGTGCCCGTCCGTGGCGAGACGCTGGCCGCCGATGTCGAGGAGACCTTTGCCCGGATCGACGCTCTCCTGTCGGAAATCCCGGAAGAGGACCGTCCGCGCGTCTACCTCGCACGCGGTCCGGACGGGCTGGAAACCGGGATGAAGGGCTCAATCAACACGGAGATCATCGAGCGCGCCGGGGGCCGCAACGTCGCCGACGATGGCGGAGCGACACGCGGGCTTGTGAATGCCTCCATGGAACAGGTGATCGTGGCCAACCCCGACACCATCGTGACTTGGGACGACAACTACTACGCGAAGGTGTTCGACGATCCGATGTGGGCCGGGATCGACGCGGTGCAGCGCGGGCGGGTCTACCTGTCGCCGGTCGAGCCCTTCGGCTGGATCGACCGCCCGCCGTCGCTCAACCGGATGATCGGCCTGATCTGGATGGCCGGGCTGCTGTACCCGGAAGAGTGGACGTCGGACCTGCGTGACGACACGCGCGCGTTTTACAGCCTCTATTATCACGTGGACCTCGACGAGGACGAACTGGACAGGCTTCTGGAATGGACGGACGGGCGCCCGAGGTAG
- a CDS encoding FecCD family ABC transporter permease, with amino-acid sequence MDGRAPEVGTTPRDRVARFPGTTLIGVLVALVCVTAFAAIMIGPFALSPGEVLATLVGRGDAQSTIVVWKIRLPRVAAALLVGAALAAAGASYQALFRNPLVSPDILGVSAGAGLGAVAGIFLSLPVAAIQGSAFVGGMVAVGVVMLVASAVQGTDRTLSLVLIGVVIGALAGAATSLLKIMADPYDQLPAITFWLLGSLAATTSDDILPALPLVLLGLVPLWVLRWRINVLSLGDEEARSLGIDAGRTRFLVIAAATLVTASVTALAGVVGWVGLVIPHIARMLAGPAFGRLLPTSVLIGALYLLVVDTAARTLAAAEIPLGILTAVIGAPFFVWLLARGRRGWS; translated from the coding sequence ATGGACGGACGGGCGCCCGAGGTAGGCACCACACCGAGGGACCGTGTCGCGCGCTTTCCGGGGACGACCCTGATCGGTGTGCTGGTGGCGCTGGTCTGCGTGACGGCCTTCGCTGCGATCATGATCGGCCCCTTCGCCCTTTCCCCGGGCGAGGTGCTGGCCACGCTTGTCGGCCGGGGGGACGCGCAATCCACCATCGTCGTCTGGAAGATCCGCCTGCCCCGCGTCGCCGCCGCGCTGCTGGTTGGGGCGGCATTGGCCGCCGCGGGGGCCAGCTACCAGGCCCTGTTCCGCAACCCGCTGGTGTCGCCGGATATCCTCGGTGTCTCTGCCGGGGCCGGATTGGGCGCGGTCGCGGGCATCTTCCTGTCTCTGCCCGTCGCCGCGATCCAGGGCTCCGCCTTTGTCGGAGGAATGGTCGCGGTCGGGGTGGTCATGCTGGTGGCCTCGGCGGTCCAGGGCACGGACAGGACTCTGTCTCTGGTGTTGATCGGCGTGGTGATCGGCGCGCTGGCGGGGGCGGCAACCTCTTTGCTGAAGATCATGGCGGACCCCTACGACCAGCTTCCGGCGATCACCTTCTGGCTTCTGGGATCTCTGGCGGCGACGACCTCCGACGACATCCTGCCTGCCCTGCCCCTCGTCCTTCTTGGTCTGGTGCCGCTTTGGGTGTTGCGCTGGCGGATCAACGTCCTGTCCCTGGGCGACGAAGAGGCCCGCTCCCTCGGCATCGATGCCGGGCGCACCCGATTTCTCGTCATCGCCGCCGCCACACTCGTGACCGCAAGTGTCACGGCGCTGGCGGGGGTCGTCGGCTGGGTCGGACTGGTGATCCCGCATATCGCCCGGATGCTGGCCGGGCCGGCCTTCGGCAGGCTGCTGCCAACCTCTGTGCTGATCGGCGCACTTTACCTGCTGGTCGTCGACACCGCCGCCCGCACGCTAGCCGCCGCAGAGATCCCGCTGGGTATCCTCACGGCTGTCATCGGCGCCCCGTTCTTCGTCTGGCTCCTCGCGCGCGGACGCAGGGGCTGGAGCTGA
- a CDS encoding ABC transporter ATP-binding protein yields the protein MLEARDLSIGYGRRTIGTGLNLTVAPGDVLCLLGPNGCGKTTLFRTLLGLLPPLSGEVLLSGNPITAQRRAEVARQISYVPQAHAPPFPFEALEVVLMGRTARLGAFGQPSRADRDRAFLAMEQLGIGHLAEADYSRLSGGQRQLVLIARALAQEAPLMVMDEPTASLDFGNEAHVLARISGLARAAAHGGHGVVLSTHNPDHAFQLGARVLLMKSGQRMACGPCDEVLTTEALSAVYGIDVSVETTSSGRKVCLPAVPSDLTGT from the coding sequence ATGCTGGAGGCACGCGATCTGTCCATCGGCTATGGGCGCCGGACAATCGGCACCGGCCTGAACCTTACCGTAGCACCGGGCGACGTGTTGTGCCTGCTCGGTCCCAACGGTTGCGGGAAGACGACCCTGTTCCGAACCCTGTTGGGTCTGTTGCCGCCGCTGTCGGGCGAGGTGCTCCTGTCGGGCAATCCGATCACCGCGCAGCGCCGGGCCGAGGTCGCGCGTCAGATTTCCTACGTGCCGCAAGCACACGCCCCGCCCTTCCCGTTCGAGGCGCTTGAGGTGGTCCTGATGGGCCGGACCGCGCGGCTGGGGGCCTTCGGGCAGCCTTCGCGCGCAGACCGCGACCGCGCCTTCCTCGCCATGGAGCAACTGGGCATCGGACACCTTGCCGAAGCGGATTACTCCCGCTTGTCCGGTGGGCAACGGCAGTTGGTGCTGATCGCCCGCGCCCTGGCGCAGGAAGCGCCGCTGATGGTCATGGACGAACCGACCGCCAGCCTCGACTTCGGCAATGAGGCGCATGTGCTGGCCCGGATTTCGGGGCTGGCCCGAGCGGCCGCGCATGGCGGCCACGGCGTGGTGCTGTCCACCCACAACCCGGACCATGCGTTTCAGTTGGGCGCCCGCGTCCTTTTGATGAAATCCGGGCAACGGATGGCCTGCGGCCCCTGTGACGAGGTGCTGACCACGGAAGCCCTGAGCGCGGTCTACGGCATCGACGTCTCGGTCGAAACGACATCCTCGGGCCGCAAGGTGTGCCTGCCGGCTGTTCCGTCCGACCTGACCGGCACGTAA
- a CDS encoding FGGY-family carbohydrate kinase, which yields MKHLVGIDVGTGSARAGVFDEAGILQGSAVQAIAIWKGDGNRVEQSSDDIWSAVCQAVRGAVEASGVDPSSVAGIGFDATCSLVLLAEGGAPLPIRENRNIIVWMDHRATEQAARINALGHPVLDYVGGVISPEMETPKLLWLKENAPDIYDAAWQFMDLTDFLTWKASGDLARSVCTVTCKWTYLAHEGRWDAGYFEKIGLSDLSRDDFFRIGSRVVPAGTALGHGLTAEAADRLGLPEGTPVGAGLIDAHAGGLGTVGTAGDPTRDLAYVFGTSSCTMTTTAAPSFVPGVWGPYHSAMVPGMWLNEGGQSAAGAAVDQLIDHHPYAPDAHRLAKAAGQSLPGWLADRVGGRDVTTLVDGVHVVPEVLGNRAPHADPHRRATVMGLGMDRGPDSLLALYLATLCGLGYGLRQIIAAQAAAGAKVDRIAISGGAGRHPLVRQILADTTGKPVVAPETDEPVLLGSAMLGALACGLRKDAGDAMRGMSRAGVITHPDAAAIQRHDERFAVFEALQALAARATA from the coding sequence GTGAAACATCTGGTCGGCATCGACGTGGGCACCGGTTCGGCTCGGGCCGGAGTTTTTGACGAGGCGGGCATCCTGCAAGGCTCCGCCGTTCAGGCCATTGCGATCTGGAAGGGCGATGGCAACCGTGTCGAGCAGTCCTCGGACGACATCTGGTCTGCGGTCTGCCAGGCCGTGCGCGGCGCGGTCGAGGCATCTGGCGTGGACCCGTCCAGCGTGGCGGGCATCGGCTTTGACGCCACCTGTTCGCTGGTCCTTCTGGCGGAAGGGGGCGCCCCGCTGCCGATCCGCGAGAACCGCAACATCATCGTCTGGATGGACCATCGCGCCACCGAACAAGCGGCGCGGATCAACGCGCTTGGCCATCCGGTTCTGGACTACGTGGGCGGCGTAATCTCGCCCGAGATGGAAACCCCCAAACTGCTTTGGCTGAAAGAGAACGCTCCCGACATCTATGACGCCGCGTGGCAGTTCATGGATCTCACCGATTTCCTCACATGGAAGGCGTCGGGCGATCTGGCCCGGTCCGTCTGCACTGTGACCTGCAAGTGGACCTATCTCGCACATGAGGGTCGTTGGGACGCGGGCTATTTCGAGAAGATCGGGCTGAGCGATCTGAGCCGCGACGACTTCTTCCGTATCGGCAGCCGGGTGGTGCCCGCCGGGACCGCGCTTGGCCACGGGTTGACTGCCGAAGCCGCTGACCGCCTTGGTCTGCCCGAGGGCACCCCGGTTGGCGCCGGCCTGATCGACGCGCACGCAGGTGGGCTGGGCACGGTCGGCACGGCGGGCGATCCGACGCGCGACCTTGCCTATGTCTTCGGCACCTCGTCCTGCACCATGACAACCACCGCCGCGCCCTCCTTCGTGCCGGGGGTCTGGGGACCCTACCACTCGGCGATGGTGCCCGGCATGTGGCTGAACGAAGGTGGACAATCCGCGGCGGGTGCTGCGGTGGACCAGTTGATCGACCACCACCCCTATGCTCCGGACGCGCACAGGCTGGCAAAGGCAGCGGGGCAATCGCTGCCCGGTTGGCTGGCAGACCGCGTCGGCGGTCGCGACGTGACCACCCTTGTCGATGGCGTTCACGTGGTGCCCGAAGTGCTGGGCAACCGTGCACCCCATGCCGATCCGCACAGGCGCGCCACCGTCATGGGGCTTGGAATGGATCGCGGGCCGGACAGTCTTCTGGCGCTCTACCTCGCCACGCTGTGTGGACTGGGATACGGATTGCGCCAGATCATCGCGGCACAGGCGGCTGCGGGGGCAAAGGTCGACCGGATCGCAATCAGCGGCGGCGCGGGGCGACATCCGCTTGTGCGCCAGATCCTCGCCGATACCACTGGCAAACCGGTGGTGGCGCCCGAAACCGACGAACCCGTGCTGCTGGGGTCGGCGATGCTTGGGGCGCTGGCCTGCGGACTTCGGAAAGATGCGGGTGACGCGATGCGCGGCATGTCCCGCGCGGGTGTCATCACCCATCCCGACGCAGCGGCTATACAAAGACACGACGAACGTTTCGCCGTCTTCGAGGCGCTGCAGGCGTTGGCCGCACGCGCGACGGCCTAA